A stretch of DNA from Triticum dicoccoides isolate Atlit2015 ecotype Zavitan chromosome 2A, WEW_v2.0, whole genome shotgun sequence:
tgggctggccctgcctggaccaaaaccctgttttctactagtgccatgGTGGTCGCTGAGTTGAAGTGTGGGAACGACGGGAGCTCCTCAAGGGCTGGCGTAGGAGCCCCGCACACGGCGACGTGCACTTCATGGATGCGCCGCGCCTCCGCGGTTCCCTGCGCGTTCTTTGAATTCCCCGGTAATTTGAGTCCAAACTTGTTTTGGTTCCAGAAATTCTGCAACCATTTACCGATTTGTGTGCGAGGCGCTGGCCCGGGATCCACACAACACATAGAGCTTCCTCCTCTTTTACATGGAGTCAACAACAGCAATTTTCTTTTATCGATTGCAACCACGTATGCTACCAACGGTGGTAAAATGCTAGCCAGAActatgtgatgatgatgatgatggtaaaCAGCTAATTAATGACAACAAGGAAATGGTAAACGAGTAGCAGAATTGTGCTGTTGGACACAGTTGGTTATGATAGAACATACTGTGCAATCTTGATGATGATGGTAAACAGCTAATTAATGACAACAAGGAAATGGTAAATGAGTAGCAGAATTGTGCTGTTGGACACAGTTGGTTATGATAGAACATACTGTGCAATCTTATTAGAGACCTCCAGTACATTTATTTGAGTGGTATACAATCACTCCTAAAAACAGCTTTTCCATGGCCACGTGAACACATCCATTCTACATCTAtgaaaaaaaaaatactaaaataCAACAAGATTTACATTGTAGGAGTTTTGAAACAGAATTAGATTGGCGCTCCTCTTCGCTTCCTCCCTGTTAAGGCACCACCTTCATGTGTACCCTGAGCATGACTTGTAACCAAATGAGGAAATGAATTATGAGGCGGTATCCTTGATTCCCATGCAATTAGAATGAAGTCTTGTTTCGGGATAACACTAGGATCTCTTATAAGTTCCCCAAATGTTAGACTTGGCAATTCCTTCTTGATTGAAACATTAGGAGTACAAGCTATCATGCTAAGTGGTTGCAAAGCATAGTCCGTTATGTCCACTAAATGGGCTTGGTCCGTCAGCATGCTTAGGCGCCCACCACATGTGGAATAGTTTCTCTTAAAATATCTTAGTCCCTTCTCTAGTATGCAATGCCAAAATTGAACACTGAGGTTCATTCTCAATACATCTGTGAGCATATTTGTTGCAATAAGTGTACCTGCTGGCACATTATGCAACATGTTGCAAAATTCATCTGCTAGTTGTACTAACCGTGGATGTTCTGTAGGGTCTACACTCCCGAATGCCAGTGTCTTAAAAAGGTACCTCAACTCGTCATAAGACAAAACATTTAGGAAAATAGGCTGTACCGATCCAAACCGGGTTAACCTTTTAAGTTTACTTATGATGATGATCTTGCTTCCTGTGCTCATTCTTATGAGAAAAGAGTGAAACCTTTTCCATTCATCCTCACCTACATCAGAAGCAAACTCAATCACTACCAACATCGTCCCAAACATGGTCCTTCCATGGTCAAATATGGTCAAGAGGTTGTGTCCATTCAAGTGCAAAATAGAGGAGAAGCGTGACCGAACCCTTTGGTCGCCACACACATGAGCAACCAAGGTTTTCTTTCCAACTCCAGCACCACCTATGATCGGAAGAACTGAAAGTGCATGATCACCAGGAGGGTTGTTGTGCTCCAACAAGAAGCTCAAGAGCTTTTGCTTTTCAGTGTGTCGGCCAAACATGAAATTGTCGGTGTAAAGATAAACATCATAGGGCCTACGGGATATGCGCTGGCATCCACCCAGAAGAACAATAAACTCTGCCATATTAGCAATAGCAATTTCTAAGCTTTTCAAGGCACCATGTGACTCGAGGCGCATTTCCTTGTCATCCTTCCCAGATGTTGTTCGAGAACGCTTGAAAGGAATGGCTAAATGCAAGCTGCTGCTAGACGAGTCATTGATGCTAACCTTGTCGAAGCCTGCACTGTGTTGGAGGGCATGGTACCTCACGCAGTCCAGCACACGGTGTCCTTGGTACATGGCCTCTGAGAGTGTCTTGAGATGCATCATCATCCCGGAGTTGGTTATGTATCGTGTGTCTGCCTCCTCAAGGATGGTGCCAGCTCTCATCAGGAGGTGATGCAACCTTTGCATCACCTTCTCCTCTGATTGGGCATGGCTCAAGGAGTAGTACTTGTTCATCAGTAAGGAGACAAACTGGCTCACGAGTTCACTAGCAACTGCAGATATGGCAGTCTCCATAGCTAGGATTCATGAGGTAAGCTGCTGGCCTGTCTCTGGACAAATTTAACTATGATGGCCTCTTACAAGTCTTACGGAGATTCTTGGCAAAATAGAAAAGTCTCTATGGATGACTTTGACTGGTACAAGGGCGGCTAACATGTGACAAGGACAAGCCTATACTGTCCAAGCAGGAAGAAATAGTTGACTAGTATTTTCAATATCCACAGTATGTAGGACCAGATTAATTATTGTCTTTTATATCTTCAATTGTGAAAACGACAAGCCAACTGTCCAAGAAACGTGACAACATATATTTAATATTTACGCACCAGCTTGTATATTTAAGTTATCTTTGCATTTATCTTTAACTGGACTCGTTTTACATTTTACACCACAAGGCATATCCAGTATATGCACACTCTACTCTAGCAATGTTTGAGCTCAACTCATCGGGAAGCAAACGATATGCACCCTTTTACCATGTTCGGTAATGATGAGAATCACAACTCCATGATTCAGGGCACATGTTGCTTTGTAAGTTGGTTTCTTTAGAACCCAACCAGTCATGTCGCTTATATTGTCCTAGTTCAGTATTTAACTGGAAACTGTTAAACCTTGTGCATTCTCTGCAGAGTTCAGGCTTGACCTGATGCTGATCTTCAAAATGGAGAAAGGAAAATGGTATTGTGTAACCTGTACGATTGAAATTGCAAAAGAAATTATTAGGGTTGGAGTAATTTCCAAAGTATCAGTCATTCCGAaatttacaaaaaagaaaaaagcgCTTCATCATTTTGGCCCAAAATGTTGCAGATAAGCTGCTGACGGAGGGGTTGCGAGTCGTACGTAGGCAGCAGCCGTAGCTAACAAGGCACACACGAGACAATCCGGCGAGACGTACGCGTATGCTCGAAGCTAACGCCTTAAGCAGCTGGATCGATTCTACGCTTGTACACGGCGAGTTGATGGCAAACAGGGCCGTGTCGGTCCTGTGCTTTTTATTGCTTTGATTTTGATCTGTTTACAGGCATAGGATACAGCTATATTTATACTAGTACAAAGCTAGCTAATCCAAACCTACTCGGATGATTGCACCAAGTCCGTGCCGGACTGGTCTGCCGTGGTTGATTCCAACATCCGGGGTGTGCTTCACGGCCAGCCACTGCAGCTAGCAGCAACTTCCGTTGCCGGCAGCTCAGCAGTGGCACCTGAGGGGTCATTTACGACAGTAAGAGCATCTTCAGCCATTCGgccccaggacgcataaaaattGTCCTTTGGGGGCGAGTCGGCGCTGCAATTGGCGCTGGGGCGGTTTCGCATCCAGTCGTCGCCCCCGGCCGTTGAAGTTGGCCCACTTTTCAGCCTCATTTCGATGAATAAAGGGCTCATATGGATgacaataggcccatattcggcatgGTTCGCCGTTGTTCGGcgttcaattatgcacataaatttttttatcacatatttcatcacaaaaatatcaaatacttcaacaaaatagtacaacaacaaatagttaaatacaaattatatagttcaacaaataaaaactcatatttcatcacacgtcgcgcccggtgtcgcccttgagcctccatagatgctctatcagatcttgctgcagttgatgatgcacctgtgggtctcagatctcctgacgcatactgagataggcagtccaggttgccggtagctggtgatcaactttggctagaggaccctgcatgtagtatggttcagtgtcaaacaccgggtcttcttgctcgctctcgatgatcatgttgtgcaagatgacacaacaagtcataatcttccacatttgatctttcgaccaggtctgagcggggtacagaacaacaccaaatcgagattggagtacaccaaatgcccgctcgacatccttcctgcaagcctcctgaaccttcgcaaaccaggcgttcttgcctcctggcacagggtttgagatcgtcttcacaaatgtcgaccatctcggatagataccatcagctagatagtaccccttgttgtagtgtcgtccattgatctcgaagttcaccggaggagaaagaccttcaacaagcttggcaaagataggagagcactgcagcacattGATGGCATTGTGAGTtcttggcataccaaagaaggagtgccaaatccagaggtcctgtgtggcaaccgcctcaagtaccacactgcaaccgcctttggcgcctttgtacatcccctgccaagcaaattggcaattcttccattttcaatgcatgcagtcgatgcttccaagcatcccaggaaatcctcttgctgcattctatgctaggatccgagcagtgtcttccgcattgggtgttctcaagtattgtggtccaaacactgccaccactacccgacagaacttgtagaaacactctatactggtggactcggccatgcgcccatagtcgtcgagtgaatcaccgggagctccatatgcaagcatactcattgctgtcgtgcacttctggatggaggtgaatccaagagcgccggTGCAATCcaccttgcacttgaagtagctgtcgaactcccggatggaattcacaatcc
This window harbors:
- the LOC119358611 gene encoding putative disease resistance RPP13-like protein 1 — encoded protein: METAISAVASELVSQFVSLLMNKYYSLSHAQSEEKVMQRLHHLLMRAGTILEEADTRYITNSGMMMHLKTLSEAMYQGHRVLDCVRYHALQHSAGFDKVSINDSSSSSLHLAIPFKRSRTTSGKDDKEMRLESHGALKSLEIAIANMAEFIVLLGGCQRISRRPYDVYLYTDNFMFGRHTEKQKLLSFLLEHNNPPGDHALSVLPIIGGAGVGKKTLVAHVCGDQRVRSRFSSILHLNGHNLLTIFDHGRTMFGTMLVVIEFASDVGEDEWKRFHSFLIRMSTGSKIIIISKLKRLTRFGSVQPIFLNVLSYDELRYLFKTLAFGSVDPTEHPRLVQLADEFCNMLHNVPAGTLIATNMLTDVLRMNLSVQFWHCILEKGLRYFKRNYSTCGGRLSMLTDQAHLVDITDYALQPLSMIACTPNVSIKKELPSLTFGELIRDPSVIPKQDFILIAWESRIPPHNSFPHLVTSHAQGTHEGGALTGRKRRGAPI